From the Longimicrobiaceae bacterium genome, one window contains:
- a CDS encoding ABC transporter permease: MNWTRPFAVVGGSTLRGLERLGGFGHFVVEAGRAVAIVPTWGPLLVKQMRRLGVDSLPIALFIATFTGIVLALQASYTLTGAVPLYFVGTLVGKTIILELGPVLTGLALSGRVGANIAAELGTMRVSEQIDALETMAYDPLAYLVVPRVLSGILMFPIVVTFANLVGILGGWVTAINLLEMSTQEFVKGLRLFHVPFDITYYLIKSSSFGLVVTMIGCFQGFTTTGGAEGVGISTTRAVVISSMMILVLDAVWAAVLLR, translated from the coding sequence ATGAACTGGACCCGACCCTTCGCCGTCGTCGGCGGGAGCACGCTGCGCGGCCTGGAGCGCCTGGGCGGCTTCGGACACTTCGTCGTGGAGGCGGGGCGCGCCGTCGCCATCGTCCCCACGTGGGGGCCGCTCCTGGTGAAGCAGATGCGGAGGCTGGGGGTGGACTCGCTCCCCATCGCCCTCTTCATCGCGACCTTCACCGGGATCGTGCTCGCGCTGCAGGCGTCGTACACCCTCACCGGGGCCGTCCCGCTCTACTTCGTGGGGACGCTGGTGGGGAAGACGATCATCCTGGAGCTGGGCCCCGTCCTCACGGGACTCGCGCTTTCCGGGCGGGTGGGGGCGAACATCGCGGCCGAGCTGGGGACCATGCGCGTCTCCGAGCAGATCGACGCCCTGGAGACCATGGCGTACGACCCGCTGGCGTACCTCGTGGTCCCCCGGGTGCTCTCCGGGATCCTGATGTTCCCCATCGTGGTGACCTTCGCCAACCTGGTCGGGATCCTGGGCGGGTGGGTCACGGCGATCAACCTGCTGGAGATGTCCACGCAGGAGTTCGTGAAGGGGCTGCGCCTCTTCCACGTCCCCTTCGACATCACCTACTACCTGATCAAGTCCTCCTCCTTCGGGCTGGTGGTGACGATGATCGGGTGCTTCCAGGGGTTCACCACCACCGGCGGCGCGGAGGGGGTGGGGATCTCCACGACGCGTGCCGTGGTAATCTCCAGCATGATGATCCTGGTCCTGGACGCCGTCTGGGCGGCGGTGCTGCTGCGATGA
- a CDS encoding CBS domain-containing protein, with protein MARYGRDFDRNRGGMYGGGRGGMNRGYGSDYGYGAGGMGNEDFRGGMYGGGGYGGMGSDGYGSTGGMGSDGYSGGEDYGQSRRGYTGFGTGGGAYDNDYDSGLGGGGMGYGGYSGGGGYGSGRGMGGGGYGASGFGGSGTSSGGTGSGMGYGGGGMGGGTQGDEYGSEGGGYGGYGYGSGFRGGYGGGGSQGGAGGGYGSGGYGAGGYGGGYSDYGSTSYGGGTGQSRGGGQQATQRRASEIMTRDPETVTADATLADAARKMRDLDVGIIPVVESESSKRLRGVVTDRDIAIRAVAEGKDANSTRVTEVMTSGVETCNQNDSVQDILNLMEREQVRRVPITDRDGRLVGIVAQADVATELGTSHQGMHEVADTLERISEPGRPQRGGARGSQSRGMQSGGMQSGGRQSGGMQAGGRQSGGTQQSSGTQGGSTQGRQAGGSSTGSGQQGGSQENE; from the coding sequence ATGGCTCGCTATGGACGAGACTTCGACCGGAACCGCGGAGGGATGTACGGCGGCGGACGGGGCGGGATGAACCGCGGCTACGGGAGCGACTACGGCTACGGCGCCGGTGGGATGGGGAACGAAGACTTCCGGGGCGGGATGTACGGCGGCGGCGGCTACGGCGGGATGGGCTCCGACGGGTACGGGAGCACCGGCGGCATGGGCTCCGACGGCTACTCCGGCGGGGAAGACTACGGGCAGTCGCGCCGCGGCTACACGGGCTTCGGCACCGGCGGCGGCGCGTACGACAACGACTACGACAGCGGCCTCGGCGGTGGGGGGATGGGGTACGGCGGCTACTCCGGCGGCGGCGGGTACGGGAGCGGCCGCGGGATGGGTGGCGGCGGCTACGGGGCCTCGGGCTTCGGCGGCTCCGGCACGAGCTCCGGGGGCACCGGCAGCGGGATGGGGTACGGCGGCGGCGGGATGGGCGGCGGCACGCAGGGTGACGAGTACGGGAGCGAGGGCGGCGGCTACGGCGGCTACGGGTACGGCTCCGGCTTCCGCGGCGGCTACGGGGGCGGCGGCTCCCAGGGCGGCGCTGGCGGCGGGTACGGCTCCGGCGGGTATGGGGCCGGCGGATACGGCGGCGGCTACTCCGACTACGGCAGCACCAGCTATGGCGGCGGGACCGGCCAGAGTCGCGGCGGCGGCCAGCAGGCCACGCAGCGGCGTGCCTCGGAGATCATGACGCGCGACCCGGAGACGGTCACGGCCGACGCCACGCTCGCCGACGCCGCGCGGAAGATGCGCGACCTGGACGTGGGCATCATCCCCGTGGTGGAGAGCGAGAGCAGCAAGCGGCTCCGCGGCGTGGTGACCGACCGGGACATCGCCATCCGCGCCGTCGCCGAGGGGAAGGACGCCAACAGCACGCGGGTCACCGAGGTGATGACCAGCGGCGTGGAGACCTGCAACCAGAACGACTCGGTGCAGGACATCCTCAACCTGATGGAGCGCGAGCAGGTGCGCCGCGTCCCGATCACCGACCGCGACGGCCGGCTGGTGGGGATCGTCGCGCAGGCGGACGTGGCCACCGAGCTCGGCACCTCGCACCAGGGGATGCACGAGGTGGCCGACACCCTGGAGCGGATCTCGGAGCCGGGCCGCCCGCAGCGCGGCGGTGCGCGGGGCTCCCAGTCCCGCGGGATGCAGTCGGGCGGAATGCAGTCGGGCGGCCGGCAATCCGGAGGGATGCAGGCCGGCGGCCGGCAGTCCGGCGGGACGCAGCAGTCCAGCGGGACGCAGGGCGGGTCCACGCAGGGGCGCCAGGCCGGCGGCTCCTCCACGGGCAGCGGCCAGCAGGGCGGCTCGCAGGAGAACGAGTAA
- the fabF gene encoding beta-ketoacyl-ACP synthase II encodes MGRRVVVTGIGMVTPLGNSAEETWEGIVEGRSGIGPLTKFSPEGFPPSVAIAGEVKGFDPEGVIDRKEARRMDWFIQYALVAADEALRGAGLGGLGRVPEPEETGVIIGSGMGGLISIMETSKLMEERGAGRVSPFFIPASIINLAAGQVSMRTRAMGPSYAPVSACATSNHAIGEAFHAIQRGDANMMIAGGTEACVTPISFAGFAAARALATDFESPETASRPFDAKRSGFVHAEGAGILVLEELESARARGVPILAEVVGFGMSSDAFHVTAPPENGEGAALAMRRALRSGGVAPEEVGYVNAHGTSTPVGDLAETRAIRAVFGEHADRLAISSTKSMLGHALGGTAAIEAGLTVRALREEILPPTINLTDPDPACDLDYVPNTARRAEVEVALSNSFGFGGANSTLALRRWRD; translated from the coding sequence TTGGGTCGTCGCGTCGTCGTGACCGGGATCGGGATGGTGACCCCGCTGGGGAACTCCGCGGAGGAGACCTGGGAAGGGATCGTGGAGGGGCGCTCCGGGATCGGGCCGCTCACCAAATTCTCGCCCGAGGGGTTTCCGCCGTCGGTGGCCATCGCGGGCGAGGTGAAGGGCTTCGACCCGGAGGGGGTGATCGACCGCAAGGAGGCGCGCCGGATGGACTGGTTCATCCAGTACGCCCTGGTCGCCGCCGACGAGGCGCTCCGCGGCGCGGGCCTCGGGGGGCTGGGCCGGGTTCCGGAGCCGGAGGAGACCGGGGTGATCATCGGCTCGGGGATGGGCGGGCTGATCTCCATCATGGAGACCTCCAAGCTGATGGAGGAGCGCGGCGCGGGACGGGTCTCCCCCTTCTTCATCCCTGCCAGCATCATCAACCTGGCGGCGGGGCAGGTGTCCATGCGCACCCGCGCCATGGGGCCCAGCTACGCCCCCGTCTCGGCGTGCGCCACCAGCAACCACGCCATCGGCGAGGCGTTCCACGCCATCCAGCGCGGCGACGCGAACATGATGATCGCGGGGGGGACGGAGGCGTGCGTCACGCCCATCTCCTTCGCGGGCTTCGCGGCGGCGCGCGCGCTCGCCACGGACTTCGAGTCGCCGGAGACGGCGTCGCGCCCCTTCGACGCGAAGCGGAGCGGCTTCGTGCACGCGGAGGGCGCCGGGATCCTGGTGCTGGAGGAGCTGGAGTCCGCCCGCGCGCGCGGCGTCCCGATCCTGGCTGAGGTGGTGGGGTTCGGGATGAGCTCGGACGCCTTCCACGTGACCGCGCCGCCGGAGAACGGGGAGGGCGCGGCCCTCGCCATGCGGCGGGCGCTGCGGAGCGGGGGGGTGGCCCCGGAGGAGGTCGGCTACGTGAACGCGCACGGCACCTCCACCCCCGTGGGCGACCTGGCGGAGACGCGCGCCATCCGCGCGGTGTTCGGCGAGCACGCGGACCGGCTCGCAATCTCCTCCACCAAGTCCATGCTGGGACACGCGCTGGGCGGCACCGCCGCCATCGAGGCCGGACTCACCGTGCGGGCGCTGCGCGAGGAGATCCTCCCCCCCACCATCAACCTCACGGACCCGGACCCGGCGTGCGACCTGGACTACGTCCCCAACACCGCCCGCCGGGCGGAGGTGGAGGTCGCCCTCTCCAACTCGTTCGGCTTCGGCGGGGCCAACAGCACGCTGGCGCTGCGGCGCTGGCGGGACTGA
- a CDS encoding ABC transporter ATP-binding protein yields MSIELIDVHKAFGPKQVLRGLSFEVGRGETLSLIGFSGAGKSTILKHVVGLMKPDRGTVRVDDMEVPKLRRTELYELRRSIGYVFQFAALFDSMTIGENIAMGLRKQGKLNEEQIRERVADSLDRVDLEGYEQRFPAELSGGQKKRAGLARAVAFRPRYLLYDEPTSGLDPVTTTTIDRLIRKMQADLGTTSLVITHDMESAYRISDRIAMLYEGRVVEEGTPDEMRRTRHPVVRGFVEGKPELVEAAEARETAAHPHASRTGER; encoded by the coding sequence ATGAGCATCGAGCTGATCGACGTCCACAAGGCGTTCGGGCCCAAGCAGGTGCTACGCGGGCTCAGCTTCGAGGTGGGCCGGGGGGAGACGCTCTCGCTCATCGGCTTCTCGGGTGCCGGGAAGTCCACCATCCTGAAGCACGTGGTGGGGCTGATGAAGCCGGACCGCGGCACCGTGAGGGTGGACGACATGGAGGTGCCGAAGCTCCGCCGGACGGAGCTGTACGAGCTGCGCCGCAGCATCGGCTACGTGTTCCAGTTCGCGGCGCTCTTCGACTCCATGACCATCGGCGAGAACATCGCCATGGGGCTGCGAAAGCAGGGGAAGCTCAACGAGGAGCAGATCCGCGAGCGGGTGGCGGACTCCCTGGACCGGGTGGACCTGGAGGGGTACGAGCAGCGCTTCCCGGCGGAGCTCTCCGGCGGGCAGAAGAAGCGCGCCGGGCTGGCCCGCGCGGTGGCCTTCCGCCCGCGCTACCTCCTCTACGACGAGCCCACCAGCGGGCTGGACCCGGTGACCACCACCACCATCGACCGCCTGATCCGGAAGATGCAGGCGGACCTGGGTACCACCTCGCTGGTGATCACGCACGACATGGAGAGCGCGTACCGCATCAGCGACCGTATCGCCATGCTGTACGAGGGGAGGGTGGTTGAGGAGGGGACGCCGGACGAGATGCGCCGCACCCGCCACCCCGTCGTGCGCGGCTTCGTCGAGGGGAAGCCGGAGCTGGTCGAAGCGGCGGAGGCCCGAGAAACGGCCGCGCACCCCCATGCCTCCCGCACCGGAGAACGTTGA
- the hemQ gene encoding hydrogen peroxide-dependent heme synthase, translating into MAELHPVTLEGWYVLHQAWTTDWTALRALDPAARAAAAGEAQALFAELAAPAEGWSAPFRLVGGGADWLFVHFRPTLEELADVELRIRRSGMAGLLHLEWDYLSVTEAGLYHATAEAAREHGAGTEAFRGALDEAAEAELRSPHVRTRLYPQVPEGMKYVSFYPMSKSRTPGANWYTLPVEERSRLMREHGMTGRRFAGRIFQVIAGSVGLDDWEWGVTLFARDPLDFKRIVTQMRYDEASALYGEFGEFVTGIRFAPAEWRALLGAPE; encoded by the coding sequence ATGGCCGAGTTGCATCCCGTCACGCTGGAGGGGTGGTACGTCCTCCACCAGGCGTGGACGACCGACTGGACCGCGCTCCGGGCGCTGGACCCCGCCGCCCGCGCCGCCGCCGCCGGGGAGGCGCAGGCCCTGTTCGCGGAGCTCGCCGCGCCCGCGGAGGGGTGGAGCGCCCCGTTCCGGCTGGTGGGCGGGGGGGCGGACTGGCTCTTCGTGCACTTCCGCCCCACGCTGGAGGAGCTGGCCGACGTGGAGCTGCGCATCCGCCGCTCGGGGATGGCCGGGCTGCTCCACCTGGAGTGGGACTACCTTTCCGTGACCGAGGCCGGGCTGTACCACGCCACCGCCGAGGCCGCGCGGGAGCACGGCGCCGGGACCGAGGCATTCCGGGGCGCGCTGGACGAGGCGGCCGAGGCGGAGCTGCGGAGCCCGCACGTGCGCACCCGGCTCTACCCCCAGGTCCCGGAGGGGATGAAGTACGTTTCCTTCTACCCCATGAGCAAGAGCCGCACGCCCGGGGCAAACTGGTACACCCTCCCCGTGGAGGAGCGGAGCCGGCTCATGCGCGAGCACGGGATGACCGGGCGGCGCTTCGCCGGGCGGATCTTCCAGGTGATCGCCGGCTCGGTGGGGCTGGACGACTGGGAGTGGGGGGTGACGCTCTTCGCCCGCGACCCGCTGGACTTCAAGCGCATCGTCACCCAGATGCGCTACGACGAGGCCAGCGCGCTGTACGGCGAGTTCGGCGAGTTCGTCACCGGCATCCGTTTTGCCCCCGCAGAGTGGCGGGCGCTCCTCGGCGCCCCCGAGTGA
- a CDS encoding cytochrome c biogenesis protein CcdA, translating into MQAESLGLAVAFTAGVLSFLSPCVLPLIPSYATFITGMSLDQLQEGSGRQRRAVLTHGLLFVLGFSAVFILLGASATFLGALLSYASRWVEIVGGVLLVVFGLYLLGALRLPGAGREWRMHLADKPVGYLGTVLVGVAFGAGWTPCIGPILGGILTLAATRGSVAEGMGLLAVYSAGLAVPFLLATLLIERFLGAFRRMRHLLPWVSRASGVLLIAVGVLLLTGSFSTLAALLSRWTPEALQKRL; encoded by the coding sequence ATGCAGGCCGAATCCCTCGGGCTCGCCGTCGCCTTCACCGCCGGGGTGCTGAGCTTCCTCTCCCCGTGCGTCCTCCCGCTCATCCCGAGCTACGCCACCTTCATCACCGGAATGAGCCTGGACCAGCTCCAGGAGGGCTCCGGGCGCCAGCGGCGGGCGGTCCTCACGCACGGGCTGCTGTTCGTGCTGGGGTTCTCGGCGGTGTTCATCCTGCTGGGGGCCTCGGCCACCTTCCTGGGGGCGCTGCTCTCCTACGCGAGCCGCTGGGTGGAGATCGTCGGGGGAGTGCTGCTGGTGGTGTTCGGGCTGTACCTGCTGGGGGCCCTGCGGCTCCCCGGCGCCGGGCGCGAATGGCGGATGCACCTGGCCGACAAGCCGGTGGGGTACCTGGGGACGGTGCTGGTGGGGGTGGCGTTCGGGGCGGGGTGGACGCCGTGCATCGGCCCCATCCTGGGCGGGATCCTGACGCTGGCCGCCACCCGCGGTTCCGTGGCCGAGGGGATGGGGCTGCTGGCGGTGTACTCGGCCGGCCTGGCGGTGCCCTTCCTGCTCGCCACGCTGCTGATTGAGCGCTTCCTGGGCGCCTTCCGGCGGATGCGCCACCTCCTCCCGTGGGTGAGCCGGGCGAGCGGGGTGCTGCTGATCGCCGTGGGGGTCCTCCTCCTCACCGGCTCCTTCTCCACGCTGGCCGCGCTCCTGTCGCGCTGGACGCCGGAGGCGCTGCAGAAGCGCCTGTAA
- a CDS encoding response regulator transcription factor — protein sequence MTPEAETIRVLLVDDHAVLRAGLRALLEAEPGFQVVGEAGTGEEGTARAAELRPDVVVMDLSMPGQGGLEATRAIAALNQGTRVLVLTMHGEEEHLLPVLEAGGSGYVNKRSADEELIEAIRTVARGDVFLYPSAAKLLLRGLKQKSEAGEEDPVERLTDREREVLSLTVEGFSSSEIGKKLFISPKTVDTYRARIMEKLDLHHRSELVRFALRKGLLRAE from the coding sequence ATGACGCCGGAAGCGGAGACGATCAGGGTACTGCTGGTGGACGACCACGCCGTCCTCCGCGCCGGGTTGCGGGCCCTGCTGGAGGCCGAGCCGGGCTTCCAGGTGGTGGGGGAGGCCGGCACGGGCGAGGAGGGCACCGCCCGCGCCGCCGAGCTGCGGCCGGACGTGGTGGTGATGGACCTTTCCATGCCGGGCCAGGGCGGGCTGGAGGCCACGCGCGCCATCGCCGCGCTGAACCAGGGGACCCGCGTGCTCGTCCTGACCATGCACGGCGAGGAGGAGCACCTCCTCCCCGTGCTGGAGGCCGGCGGCTCCGGGTACGTCAACAAGCGGAGCGCCGACGAGGAGCTGATCGAGGCCATCCGCACCGTGGCGCGGGGCGACGTGTTCCTCTACCCCAGCGCTGCCAAGCTCCTCCTGCGCGGCCTGAAGCAGAAGTCCGAGGCGGGCGAGGAGGACCCGGTGGAGCGCCTCACCGACCGCGAGCGCGAGGTCCTCTCGCTGACCGTGGAGGGGTTCAGCTCCAGCGAGATCGGCAAGAAGCTGTTCATCTCCCCGAAGACGGTGGACACCTACCGCGCCCGGATCATGGAGAAGCTGGACCTGCACCACCGGAGCGAGCTGGTGCGCTTCGCCCTGCGGAAGGGGCTGCTGCGGGCGGAGTAG
- a CDS encoding nitronate monooxygenase, which yields MTAAAISHPMIIQGGMGVGVSCWALAKAVSMRGQLGVVSGTALDSLFVRRLQDGDLGGHLRRALEDFPIPDVAQEILDRYFRPEGLAEGEPYKPVPMYKQVVTRMRQQLTMAANYCEVWLAKEGHEGKVGINLLTKVQMPNLDSLYGAMLAKVDYVLMGAGIPKEIPGILDRFAEHLPASLRLDVEGGGEPAIMTFDPREHSAEPPTEMVRPYFFPIIASNSLATMLARKASGRVDGFIIEAPTAGGHNAPPRGELQLNERGEPVYGERDEVDLEKMRDLGLPFWLAGGTGSPEKLLEALDEGAAGIQVGTLFAYTEESGFRADLKEYVLRQALDDEIDVLTDGRASPTGFPFKVVQLGGTLSQPDVYEARERVCDLGYLRSTYRMPNGRLGYRCPAEPVDTYVKKGGAVEDTVGRKCLCNALLADAGHGQVREDGSVEKPLITSGDDLTIIRRFLGQGRLSYSADDVLDFLLSGLRDRLACGDHAAERFASGVAGG from the coding sequence ATGACGGCTGCCGCGATCTCGCACCCCATGATCATCCAGGGCGGAATGGGAGTCGGCGTCTCCTGCTGGGCCCTCGCCAAGGCGGTCTCCATGCGGGGGCAGCTGGGGGTGGTTTCCGGCACCGCGCTCGACAGCCTGTTCGTCCGGCGGCTGCAGGACGGCGACCTGGGCGGCCACCTCCGGCGCGCGCTGGAGGACTTCCCGATCCCGGACGTCGCGCAGGAGATCCTGGACCGCTACTTCCGCCCGGAGGGGCTCGCGGAGGGGGAGCCGTACAAGCCCGTCCCCATGTACAAGCAGGTGGTCACGCGGATGCGGCAGCAGCTCACCATGGCGGCCAACTACTGCGAGGTGTGGCTGGCCAAGGAGGGGCACGAGGGGAAGGTGGGGATCAACCTCCTCACCAAGGTCCAGATGCCCAACCTGGACTCGCTCTACGGGGCGATGCTGGCGAAGGTGGACTACGTCCTCATGGGGGCGGGGATTCCCAAGGAGATCCCGGGGATCCTGGACCGCTTCGCGGAGCACCTCCCCGCCTCGCTGAGGCTGGACGTGGAGGGGGGTGGCGAGCCCGCGATCATGACCTTCGACCCGCGCGAGCACTCCGCCGAGCCGCCGACGGAGATGGTGCGCCCGTACTTCTTCCCCATCATCGCCTCCAACTCGCTGGCGACCATGCTGGCGCGCAAGGCGAGCGGCCGGGTGGACGGCTTCATCATTGAGGCGCCCACGGCCGGCGGCCACAACGCCCCGCCGCGCGGCGAGCTGCAGCTCAACGAGCGCGGCGAGCCGGTGTACGGCGAGCGCGACGAGGTGGACCTGGAGAAGATGCGCGACCTGGGGCTCCCCTTCTGGCTGGCCGGGGGCACGGGCTCGCCGGAGAAGCTGCTGGAGGCGCTGGACGAGGGTGCCGCCGGGATCCAGGTGGGGACACTCTTCGCCTACACCGAGGAGTCCGGCTTCCGCGCCGACCTCAAGGAGTACGTGCTGCGGCAGGCGCTGGACGACGAGATCGACGTGCTCACCGACGGGCGGGCCTCCCCCACCGGCTTCCCCTTCAAGGTGGTGCAGCTGGGCGGGACCCTGTCGCAGCCCGACGTCTACGAGGCCCGCGAGCGCGTCTGCGACCTGGGGTACCTGCGCAGCACCTACCGGATGCCGAACGGGCGCCTGGGGTACCGCTGCCCCGCCGAGCCGGTGGACACCTACGTCAAGAAGGGCGGGGCCGTGGAGGACACGGTGGGCCGCAAGTGCCTGTGCAACGCCCTCCTGGCGGACGCGGGCCACGGCCAGGTGCGCGAGGACGGGAGCGTGGAGAAGCCGCTGATCACCAGCGGCGACGACCTGACGATCATCCGCCGCTTCCTGGGCCAGGGGCGCCTGAGCTACTCCGCCGACGACGTGCTGGACTTCCTGCTCTCCGGCCTGCGCGACCGCCTGGCCTGCGGCGACCACGCCGCGGAGCGCTTCGCCTCCGGGGTCGCCGGGGGCTGA
- the idi gene encoding isopentenyl-diphosphate Delta-isomerase, translating to MRGDAEMVVLVDERDRETGVAEKLAAHREGRLHRAFSVFVFDQAGSLLLQRRADGKYHSAGLWTNTCCSHPRPGEAVEDAAHRRLAEEMGFDCELRPAFTFVYRADFPDGLVEHELDHVLVGRWSGSPAPDAEEVGGWRWAAPGELLREMEADPEAFTHWFRIALPELLERQGS from the coding sequence GTGCGCGGCGACGCGGAGATGGTGGTGCTGGTGGACGAGCGGGACCGCGAGACCGGCGTGGCGGAGAAGCTCGCCGCGCACCGCGAGGGCCGGCTGCACCGGGCGTTCTCCGTATTCGTGTTCGACCAGGCGGGCTCGCTCCTGCTGCAGCGCCGGGCGGACGGCAAGTACCACTCGGCCGGGCTGTGGACGAACACCTGCTGCAGCCACCCCCGCCCCGGCGAGGCGGTGGAGGACGCGGCGCACAGGCGGCTGGCGGAGGAGATGGGCTTCGACTGCGAGCTGCGGCCCGCCTTCACCTTCGTCTACCGCGCCGACTTCCCCGACGGGCTGGTTGAGCACGAGCTCGACCACGTGCTGGTGGGCCGCTGGAGCGGCTCCCCCGCGCCCGACGCGGAGGAGGTGGGCGGCTGGCGCTGGGCCGCGCCCGGCGAGCTGCTCCGCGAGATGGAGGCGGACCCGGAGGCGTTCACGCACTGGTTCCGCATCGCCCTCCCCGAGCTGCTGGAGCGGCAGGGATCCTGA